Proteins from a genomic interval of Salmo salar chromosome ssa14, Ssal_v3.1, whole genome shotgun sequence:
- the ecm1a gene encoding extracellular matrix protein 1 — MISAGFFAHSWLLALLTLDCAKLGGTQNVGSLQEPDVPFPPACPTLQNLAAICHYGQSRPRYPPSFFPRSGVSFFRRCGKAINRLESWYGMCCNGEVAQQNVQILCCAQQAWQNALSMFCVEEFAVMTRAYPCCRKSGEARWSCFNDELPNPFYEPTAGYMAPQMPHEPGFTWKPNTC, encoded by the exons atgATTTCGGCTGGattttttgcacattcttggTTACTTGCACTACTGACTCTTGATTGTGCAAAACTTGGAG GTACCCAGAATGTTGGCTCTCTGCAGGAGCCTGACGTCCCTTTCCCTCCTGCATGCCCAACACTACAGAATCTTGCTGCCATATGTCACTATGGACAGAGTCGTCCCCGGTATCCACCTAGCTTCTTTCCTCGCTCTGGAGTCAGTTTTTTCCGGCGCTGTGGAAAAGCCATCAATCGTTTGGAGTCTTGGTATGGCATGTGCTGCAATGGAGAAGTCGCCCAGCAAAATGTCCAGATCCTGTGCTGTGCTCAGCAAGCt tggcagaatGCACTCTCCATGTTCTGTGTCGAAGAGTTTGCCGTAATGACCAGGGCATACCCGTGCTGCAGGAAGAGTGGAGAGGCCAGGTGGAGCTGCTTTAACGATGAACTCCCAAACCCCTTTTATGAGCCCACTGCAGGCTACATGGCCCCCCAGATGCCTCATGAACCAGGGTTCACCTGGAAGCCAAACACATGTTAG